The following coding sequences are from one Paenibacillus sp. JDR-2 window:
- the ftsL gene encoding cell division protein FtsL, with translation MAYINGNLAMQPKRKPEQRPVVRETKRIVVKRKSIPVQEKLLYMFTVVFCVIVLGVIVNQYAKNYDMRVQIKQMKTQYATMNIDMKELQKQVEMLNDPERIRKMAETQGMASTEQPDIMVNTQSAKTE, from the coding sequence TTGGCTTATATCAACGGCAATTTGGCCATGCAGCCAAAGCGCAAGCCGGAACAGCGGCCGGTCGTCCGCGAGACAAAACGGATTGTTGTGAAGCGCAAGTCGATTCCGGTTCAAGAGAAGCTGCTGTACATGTTTACGGTCGTTTTTTGCGTAATCGTACTTGGGGTCATCGTAAATCAATACGCGAAGAACTATGATATGCGCGTCCAAATCAAGCAAATGAAAACTCAATACGCAACCATGAACATTGATATGAAAGAGTTGCAGAAGCAAGTAGAAATGCTTAACGATCCGGAGAGGATCCGCAAAATGGCAGAAACGCAAGGCATGGCGAGCACCGAACAGCCGGACATCATGGTAAATACACAATCCGCGAAGACGGAATAG